In the Streptobacillus moniliformis DSM 12112 genome, one interval contains:
- a CDS encoding phospho-sugar mutase → MNYMDKYNKWLSNENLDADLRNQLESIAGNEKEIEDRFYQELEFGTAGLRGKLGAGTNRMNEYVIARATQALANVIKKEGQEAMDRGVAFAHDCRIFSPEFALLSALVMASNGIRAYLFESLRPTPELSYAIRYYKAISGVNITASHNPKDYNGYKVYWEEGSQIKSVISDAVFEEISKLDIFGKYVTLTKEEAIEKGLLVIIGEEIDEVFYNEVMNTSLRSNDELDMSIKLVYTPLNGAGNIPVRTVLSRKGYENVYVVKEQEMPDGTFPTLVYPNPEDLAAFEYSEKLAFEKNADILIATDPDCDRLAVEVMHNGKIVALNGNQTGVLLINYIVSTMKEKNIFPKNPVIVKSIVTGEMGTAVANKYGIEMINVLTGFKNICAIANMYEESKEKNYIFGYEESIGYNIGTFLRDKDGVSSALMLTEMAAYYKKHNKTLIDALTELFEEFGYYKEKGVSVVLDGMEGAKRIKRMMIKFREIFPKTIGDAKLEEITDYKAQTVFNVETGQINPCEIEPTDAVKFLYDDGSWYTLRPSGTEPKIKLYVYVKDAVEEKSLEKLAKFEKEVLDVLYSID, encoded by the coding sequence ATGAATTATATGGACAAATATAATAAATGGTTAAGCAATGAAAATTTAGATGCAGATTTAAGAAATCAATTAGAATCAATTGCAGGTAATGAAAAAGAAATAGAAGATAGATTCTATCAAGAATTAGAATTTGGTACAGCAGGACTAAGAGGAAAATTAGGTGCAGGAACTAATAGAATGAATGAGTATGTAATAGCTCGTGCAACTCAAGCTTTAGCTAATGTTATAAAAAAAGAAGGACAAGAAGCTATGGATAGAGGAGTAGCTTTTGCACATGATTGTAGAATATTTTCTCCAGAATTTGCCTTATTATCAGCTTTAGTAATGGCTAGTAATGGTATTCGTGCATATTTATTTGAAAGCTTAAGACCTACTCCAGAACTTTCATATGCTATTAGATATTATAAAGCAATATCAGGGGTAAATATTACAGCTAGTCATAATCCTAAGGACTATAATGGATATAAAGTATATTGGGAAGAAGGATCACAAATTAAATCAGTAATATCTGATGCAGTATTTGAAGAAATTTCTAAATTAGATATTTTTGGTAAATATGTTACTTTAACTAAAGAAGAAGCTATAGAAAAAGGATTATTAGTAATTATAGGAGAAGAAATTGATGAAGTTTTCTATAATGAAGTTATGAATACTTCTTTAAGATCAAATGATGAATTAGATATGAGTATAAAATTAGTATATACACCATTAAATGGTGCAGGAAACATTCCTGTAAGAACAGTTTTATCAAGAAAAGGTTATGAAAATGTTTATGTAGTTAAAGAACAAGAAATGCCTGATGGAACTTTCCCTACATTAGTTTATCCTAACCCTGAAGATTTAGCTGCTTTTGAATATTCAGAAAAATTAGCTTTTGAAAAGAATGCAGATATATTAATTGCAACAGATCCTGATTGCGATAGACTTGCTGTTGAAGTTATGCATAATGGTAAAATAGTAGCTTTAAATGGTAACCAAACTGGAGTATTACTAATTAACTATATAGTATCAACTATGAAAGAAAAAAATATTTTTCCTAAAAATCCAGTAATAGTTAAATCTATAGTTACAGGAGAAATGGGAACAGCTGTAGCTAATAAATATGGAATAGAAATGATTAATGTACTTACAGGATTTAAAAATATATGTGCTATAGCTAACATGTATGAAGAAAGTAAAGAAAAGAACTATATCTTTGGTTATGAAGAAAGTATAGGATATAACATAGGGACATTCTTAAGAGATAAAGATGGTGTTTCATCTGCACTTATGCTAACAGAAATGGCAGCATATTATAAGAAACATAATAAAACATTAATAGATGCTTTAACTGAATTATTCGAAGAATTTGGATACTATAAAGAAAAAGGTGTTTCAGTAGTACTTGATGGTATGGAAGGTGCAAAAAGAATTAAGAGAATGATGATTAAGTTTAGAGAAATATTCCCAAAAACTATAGGAGATGCTAAACTTGAAGAAATAACAGACTATAAAGCACAAACAGTATTTAATGTTGAAACAGGGCAAATTAATCCATGTGAAATAGAACCAACAGATGCTGTTAAATTCTTATACGATGATGGAAGCTGGTATACATTAAGACCATCTGGAACTGAACCTAAAATCAAACTATATGTTTATGTAAAAGATGCAGTTGAAGAAAAATCATTAGAAAAATTAGCTAAATTTGAAAAAGAAGTACTAGATGTCTTATATAGTATAGATTGA
- a CDS encoding murein hydrolase activator EnvC family protein → MKKKIMLFLSLLSLASFGNNIDKNKNRINQIDKQVKDNTNKINNNNSKINNAKKDEAAIKKEIQELDALISKLQREYNVIQNEYVSLLKEIGKSEKEIRSSIRKIEESSKKITEGKTDYSNKINTWNKVFNAKVFQKNSFSSESAKKTNDLIKVLEQGQNNIKKIEKYKQQEEIHKKNEEILKNKTQKEAKKVEKKKLELENKREELRKAKINKDRAVKNLQNLQDSLKDENKKIERTNSSLIAEKRRLEQQINAIIAAAKKREEDARKRAQGSNKNQSGNESTDKKEPIKAVVVPKGTGKFIMPINGTIIVAYGQEKTKGITSKGIEIRGSLGQAVKASDSGVVLYSGSLKGLGAVIMIDHGDFITVYGNLASVRVASGAKVSKGQTVGTLGRDSITKEPNLYFEVRKGVNYVNPANYL, encoded by the coding sequence ATGAAGAAAAAGATTATGCTTTTTCTTTCTCTTTTATCTTTAGCATCTTTTGGAAATAATATTGATAAGAATAAAAATAGAATAAATCAAATTGATAAACAAGTTAAGGATAATACAAACAAGATAAATAATAATAATAGTAAAATAAATAATGCTAAAAAAGATGAAGCAGCTATAAAAAAAGAAATACAGGAATTAGATGCATTAATTTCTAAATTACAAAGAGAATACAATGTTATTCAAAATGAATATGTATCTTTACTTAAAGAAATAGGTAAAAGTGAGAAAGAAATTAGATCAAGTATAAGGAAAATTGAAGAAAGTAGTAAAAAAATTACCGAGGGTAAAACAGATTATTCAAATAAGATTAATACATGGAATAAAGTATTTAATGCTAAAGTATTTCAAAAAAATTCATTTTCTTCAGAATCTGCAAAGAAAACTAATGATTTAATAAAAGTATTAGAGCAAGGTCAAAATAATATTAAAAAGATAGAAAAGTATAAGCAGCAAGAAGAAATTCATAAAAAAAATGAAGAAATATTGAAAAACAAGACACAAAAAGAAGCTAAAAAAGTAGAGAAAAAGAAATTAGAGCTAGAAAATAAAAGAGAAGAGCTAAGAAAAGCTAAAATCAATAAAGATAGAGCTGTTAAAAATCTACAAAATCTTCAAGATAGCTTAAAAGATGAAAATAAGAAAATAGAGAGAACAAATTCTAGTTTAATAGCAGAAAAAAGAAGATTGGAGCAACAAATTAACGCTATAATTGCAGCTGCTAAAAAAAGAGAAGAAGATGCTAGAAAGAGAGCTCAAGGTTCTAATAAAAATCAATCAGGCAATGAATCTACAGATAAAAAAGAACCTATTAAAGCAGTTGTAGTTCCTAAGGGTACAGGTAAGTTTATTATGCCAATTAATGGAACTATAATAGTAGCTTATGGACAAGAAAAAACTAAAGGTATTACAAGTAAAGGAATAGAAATACGTGGAAGTTTAGGTCAAGCTGTTAAGGCATCTGATAGTGGAGTTGTACTATATTCAGGTTCACTTAAGGGACTAGGTGCTGTAATTATGATAGATCATGGTGATTTTATAACAGTTTATGGAAATTTAGCTTCTGTAAGGGTTGCAAGTGGAGCTAAGGTAAGTAAAGGGCAAACTGTAGGAACTTTAGGTAGAGATAGTATAACTAAAGAACCTAACCTATATTTTGAAGTAAGAAAAGGTGTAAATTATGTAAATCCAGCAAATTATTTATAA
- a CDS encoding cell division protein FtsX: MTGKLFGGVKENIRAEKGAFFSAVTTFILIFTLINIFVFGALNADLYRLKEEQANQVILYIKDLDDEGKKALQEKVLNLDGVSSLRFVSKDVALKSLEKELSVDLSLEPNPLEDTFFVHLKRDVNIDELNVKLSELTEVSSIDLRAKVVNQTVMFSAALDYFIKYAIIFLIIFSVMIIFNIVGLTVKTRKREIYESLLEGKSKEFIKTTFFLESVLAVLISGAVSYIMYVKIRCSIVGLIEKARGATAIQGFSTLGKETNFLFIVLIITIILVLVINYLFLNKYYNIRYYEKNKNEEIQEVKEEVEEDFQDLREEQ; this comes from the coding sequence ATGACAGGTAAATTATTTGGAGGGGTTAAAGAAAATATTAGAGCTGAAAAAGGTGCTTTCTTTTCAGCAGTTACAACATTTATATTAATTTTTACATTGATAAATATTTTTGTATTCGGAGCATTAAATGCTGATTTATATAGATTAAAAGAAGAACAAGCAAACCAAGTTATCTTATATATTAAAGATTTAGATGATGAAGGAAAGAAAGCTCTTCAAGAAAAAGTTTTAAATTTAGATGGAGTTAGTTCATTAAGATTTGTATCTAAAGATGTTGCTTTAAAATCTTTAGAAAAAGAATTAAGTGTAGATTTAAGTTTAGAACCTAATCCATTAGAAGATACATTCTTTGTACATTTAAAAAGAGATGTTAATATAGATGAATTAAATGTTAAATTAAGTGAATTAACTGAGGTATCAAGCATAGATTTAAGAGCTAAGGTTGTAAATCAGACAGTTATGTTTAGTGCAGCTTTAGATTACTTCATTAAATATGCAATTATTTTCTTAATTATTTTCTCTGTAATGATAATATTTAATATAGTTGGACTTACAGTTAAAACAAGAAAAAGAGAAATATATGAGAGTTTACTTGAAGGAAAATCTAAAGAATTTATTAAAACTACTTTCTTTTTAGAATCAGTATTAGCAGTATTAATATCAGGTGCTGTAAGCTATATCATGTATGTAAAAATTAGATGTTCTATAGTAGGATTAATAGAAAAAGCTAGAGGAGCTACAGCTATACAAGGATTTAGCACTTTAGGAAAAGAAACTAATTTTTTATTTATAGTTTTAATAATTACAATAATATTAGTTCTTGTTATTAATTATTTATTCTTAAATAAATACTACAATATTAGATATTATGAAAAAAATAAAAACGAAGAAATTCAAGAGGTTAAAGAAGAAGTAGAGGAAGATTTTCAAGATTTAAGAGAGGAGCAATAA
- a CDS encoding transketolase family protein, with the protein MKATRQAYGEALVKLGKVNKNVVVLEADLSKSTMTTFFNQEFPERHINLGIAEANMIGTAAGMATTGKIPFASTFAIFAAGRSYDQIRNSVAYPNLNVKICPTHAGISLGEDGGSHQSIEDIALMRVIPGMVVLQPADATETEKMIFAAAEYQGPVYVRLGRLPVADIYTDEYEFKIGKATTLTEGNDVAIIATGLLVNEALKAEKILKEKGVNARVINMSTIKPLDEETVLKAAKECKFIITSEEHSIIGGLGGAVSEYLSENHPAKVVKHGINDVFGQSADGNVMLDKYGLRAERIVELVLENI; encoded by the coding sequence ATGAAAGCGACAAGACAAGCATACGGAGAAGCGTTAGTTAAATTAGGTAAAGTAAATAAAAATGTGGTAGTTTTAGAAGCTGATTTGTCAAAATCTACTATGACTACATTCTTTAATCAAGAATTTCCAGAAAGACACATTAATTTAGGAATAGCAGAAGCAAATATGATAGGAACAGCAGCAGGTATGGCAACTACTGGTAAAATACCTTTTGCATCAACATTTGCAATTTTCGCTGCTGGAAGATCTTATGATCAAATAAGAAACTCAGTGGCATACCCTAATTTAAATGTTAAAATATGCCCTACACATGCAGGGATTTCTTTAGGAGAAGATGGTGGTTCACATCAATCAATAGAAGATATAGCATTAATGAGAGTAATTCCAGGTATGGTAGTTTTACAACCAGCAGATGCAACAGAAACAGAAAAAATGATATTTGCAGCAGCTGAGTATCAAGGACCTGTATATGTAAGACTTGGAAGATTACCAGTAGCAGATATATATACTGATGAATATGAATTTAAAATAGGTAAGGCAACTACTTTAACAGAAGGAAATGATGTTGCAATTATAGCTACAGGACTATTAGTTAATGAGGCTTTAAAAGCAGAGAAAATATTAAAAGAAAAAGGAGTTAATGCTAGAGTAATTAATATGTCTACTATTAAACCTTTAGATGAAGAAACTGTTTTAAAAGCAGCAAAAGAATGTAAGTTTATTATTACTTCAGAAGAACATTCAATAATAGGTGGGCTTGGAGGAGCTGTGTCTGAATACCTTTCTGAAAATCATCCAGCTAAAGTAGTTAAACATGGTATTAATGATGTATTTGGACAAAGTGCTGATGGAAATGTAATGTTAGACAAATATGGTTTAAGAGCTGAAAGGATAGTAGAATTAGTTCTTGAAAATATTTAA
- a CDS encoding transketolase → MEKNELKEISKSIRRNIVEMIYHAKSGHPGGSLSIADILTVLYFEEMNIDPKNPTMPNRDRLVLSKGHAVPALYATLMEKGYIDKSLVTELRKFGSPLQGHPDLKKLPGIDMSTGSLGQGLSAAQGMAISAKISGEDYRVYAILGDGEMQEGQIWEAFMSAAHFKLDNLVAFLDHNDLQIDGKVSEVMPITPIADKYRAFNWHVIEINGHCFDEIKKALKEAKEVKGKPTVIIAKTSKGKGVSFMEDNAGWHGKAPNLEELNKALEELK, encoded by the coding sequence ATGGAAAAAAATGAATTAAAAGAAATTTCAAAAAGTATTAGAAGAAACATAGTGGAAATGATATACCACGCAAAATCAGGACATCCTGGAGGATCACTTTCAATAGCAGATATTTTAACAGTGCTTTATTTTGAGGAAATGAATATAGATCCTAAAAATCCAACAATGCCTAATAGAGATAGATTAGTATTAAGTAAAGGACATGCAGTACCAGCACTTTATGCAACTTTAATGGAAAAAGGATATATTGATAAAAGTTTAGTAACAGAATTGAGAAAATTTGGTTCACCTTTACAAGGGCATCCAGATTTAAAAAAATTACCAGGTATTGATATGTCTACAGGGTCATTAGGACAAGGTTTATCAGCAGCACAAGGAATGGCAATTTCTGCTAAAATATCTGGTGAAGATTACAGAGTTTACGCTATATTAGGAGATGGAGAAATGCAAGAAGGGCAAATTTGGGAAGCATTTATGTCAGCAGCTCACTTTAAACTTGATAATTTAGTTGCATTTTTAGATCATAATGATTTACAAATAGATGGTAAGGTATCTGAAGTTATGCCTATAACACCTATTGCAGATAAATATAGAGCATTTAATTGGCATGTAATAGAAATTAATGGACATTGTTTTGATGAAATTAAAAAAGCTTTAAAAGAAGCAAAAGAAGTTAAAGGAAAACCAACAGTAATTATCGCAAAAACTTCAAAAGGTAAGGGAGTTTCATTTATGGAAGATAATGCAGGTTGGCATGGTAAAGCACCAAATCTTGAAGAATTAAATAAAGCTTTAGAAGAGTTAAAGTAG
- a CDS encoding MFS transporter, whose product MSKRLTKATYIFYGLGVAYFMLDQVFNQWIQYFYLPSEKAIADYGISVIMPPVYLAIAFVIMRFVDAIADPVVGYMSDNSTSSLGRRSFYMLIGIIPLALSMIAFFFPFNNGPLIATLYLAFVGSIYFIAYTLVGGPYNALIPDLASNKEERLNLSTIQSVFRLIFTAIPLIFSPIILSNMIKSGMSFIKAMRLMVTGFSVLSAIIVIISVMLLKENKVRHNNNNDVKKINFKEAFSYLKNKEIILYFIGFFFFFSGFNIIRNSVLYYVTVILGQSEKAASLPTTILFAMSALFFPVTQFLSKKFDYRKVMLFDLALIILGTLGLIFLGDKSKSIFFAMFLVVGAGVSGSAFIFPPAMLSEISIKLHEKYNVSVEGMMFGIQGLFLKLALLLQIVTTTLVLSIGGKGGATRLGVMITLAIAVVFLIISFVSYYLKKSEI is encoded by the coding sequence ATGTCTAAAAGATTAACGAAAGCAACATATATTTTTTATGGGCTTGGTGTAGCATATTTTATGTTAGATCAGGTTTTTAATCAATGGATACAATATTTTTATTTACCTTCAGAAAAAGCTATAGCTGATTATGGGATTAGTGTAATAATGCCACCTGTATATTTAGCAATAGCATTTGTAATTATGAGGTTTGTTGATGCGATAGCAGACCCTGTGGTAGGATACATGTCTGATAATTCAACATCTAGTTTGGGAAGAAGATCATTTTATATGCTAATTGGAATAATTCCTTTAGCTTTATCTATGATAGCATTTTTCTTTCCATTTAATAATGGACCTTTAATTGCAACACTTTATTTAGCATTTGTAGGAAGTATATATTTTATAGCATATACATTAGTCGGAGGACCATATAATGCTTTAATTCCTGATCTTGCTTCAAATAAAGAGGAAAGATTAAATCTTTCTACAATACAATCAGTATTTAGATTAATATTTACGGCAATTCCATTAATATTTAGTCCTATCATTTTATCAAACATGATAAAATCAGGAATGAGCTTTATTAAAGCAATGAGATTAATGGTTACAGGATTTTCTGTATTAAGTGCTATAATAGTAATAATTTCAGTCATGTTATTAAAAGAAAATAAGGTGAGGCATAACAATAATAATGATGTTAAAAAAATTAATTTTAAGGAAGCCTTCTCATATTTAAAGAATAAAGAAATAATACTATATTTCATAGGATTTTTCTTCTTCTTTTCAGGATTTAATATTATTAGAAATTCCGTATTATACTATGTAACTGTAATATTAGGGCAAAGTGAAAAAGCAGCTAGTTTACCAACAACTATACTATTTGCTATGTCAGCACTTTTCTTCCCAGTAACTCAATTTTTAAGTAAGAAATTTGATTATAGGAAGGTTATGCTTTTTGATTTAGCATTAATAATATTAGGTACATTGGGATTAATATTTTTAGGAGATAAAAGCAAATCAATATTTTTTGCAATGTTTTTAGTAGTAGGTGCAGGAGTAAGTGGATCAGCCTTCATATTCCCACCAGCTATGCTTAGTGAAATATCAATAAAACTTCACGAGAAATATAATGTGAGTGTTGAGGGAATGATGTTTGGAATACAAGGGCTATTTTTAAAACTAGCATTATTACTTCAAATAGTAACTACAACTTTAGTACTTTCTATAGGTGGAAAAGGTGGAGCTACTAGACTTGGGGTAATGATTACTTTAGCAATAGCAGTAGTATTTTTAATTATCTCATTTGTGAGCTATTATTTAAAGAAAAGTGAAATATAA
- a CDS encoding response regulator transcription factor: MKILLIDDHKLFALSIQMILGKYKEIERIDVITDSKQLEKKDIKDYDIYLIDINLNNISEETGLELAEKLIKKDKNICIVILTGHLKLMYEDKANKIGVRGFIDKNIDPEELIKILKLIYSGGRYFKNIKFEGISHNNLTSTEIKILELTRKGESIDEITKKAYISKRTVFNHLNNIYSKLGVTNKQEAIYKAQELGYFF; the protein is encoded by the coding sequence TTGAAAATATTATTAATTGATGATCATAAATTATTTGCATTAAGTATACAAATGATTTTAGGAAAGTATAAAGAAATAGAAAGAATTGATGTAATAACAGATTCAAAACAGTTAGAAAAGAAAGATATTAAAGATTATGATATATATCTTATAGATATTAATCTTAATAATATTTCTGAAGAAACTGGATTAGAACTTGCTGAAAAATTAATTAAAAAAGATAAAAATATATGTATTGTGATATTAACAGGGCATTTAAAATTAATGTATGAAGATAAAGCGAATAAAATAGGTGTTAGAGGATTTATAGATAAAAATATAGACCCAGAAGAATTAATAAAAATCTTAAAATTAATATATAGTGGAGGTAGATACTTTAAAAATATTAAATTCGAAGGAATTTCTCATAATAATCTAACCTCTACTGAAATTAAAATTCTTGAACTTACAAGAAAAGGTGAAAGTATAGATGAAATTACTAAGAAAGCATATATCAGTAAGAGAACAGTTTTTAATCATTTAAACAACATATATTCAAAACTTGGAGTAACTAATAAGCAAGAAGCTATATATAAAGCTCAAGAACTAGGTTATTTTTTTTGA
- a CDS encoding sensor histidine kinase yields the protein MYKLIDFLKENKDKYAWMVFIIIQQICFFFYLKLYILSSENLLVNGTVLIFDLISIIYIYIATHIRKNNDIFLRKIILYVSLICWQHFFILNSNNFYYNFGIILQPFVTYIFTVGSFNLLLHEKIDFKRKIDNFIHIILLVITLSFFTNRSLFNFIYLFLFIGLHIYPFLIVVFYRKYFDSVLSKIRTECFVFSIFLLAVLLLNFIENFVNIELMYSNIGWYIVTITICFITYLRLIQEMFLIKLKNILGKITIILILFSFVLWFMLLFQNIKRIDYLILFLILTELLLFIITMYLKIYFEFNDFENNKFINLLKIEENIKGKFAEYLHDDILQNIIALKNIIQISQIESENKNLIVHELNNLVSSIRNEVDTQKPIIYSYENLKEIYHGMIKSLSQKYKTNKKINFYCTDYLNIYSPYSSIVYRIMKELVNNAIKYSSSSFIDVYLDVKFDNIYIKTNNITESTKIKIGNGLSNIGNKVEFLKGKIDIFIENGTYNLEIVIPMERRICFENIIN from the coding sequence TTGTATAAATTAATTGATTTTTTAAAAGAAAATAAGGATAAATATGCATGGATGGTATTTATAATAATACAACAAATATGTTTTTTCTTTTATTTAAAATTATATATTTTATCTAGTGAAAACTTACTTGTTAATGGAACAGTTTTGATTTTTGATTTAATAAGTATAATTTATATCTATATTGCTACTCATATTAGGAAAAATAATGATATTTTTTTAAGAAAAATAATTTTATATGTATCATTAATTTGTTGGCAACATTTTTTCATATTAAATTCAAATAACTTTTATTATAACTTTGGAATAATATTACAACCATTTGTAACATATATTTTCACTGTTGGAAGTTTTAATTTATTGTTACATGAAAAAATAGATTTTAAAAGAAAAATTGATAACTTTATTCATATTATTTTACTTGTAATCACACTAAGCTTTTTCACAAATAGAAGTTTATTTAATTTTATATATCTTTTCCTATTTATTGGATTACATATATATCCATTTTTAATAGTAGTATTTTATAGGAAATATTTTGATAGTGTTTTATCTAAAATTAGAACAGAGTGTTTTGTTTTTTCTATTTTTCTTTTAGCAGTATTGCTTTTAAATTTTATAGAAAACTTTGTAAATATTGAACTTATGTATTCAAATATTGGTTGGTATATAGTTACAATTACAATATGTTTTATTACTTATTTAAGATTAATTCAAGAAATGTTTTTAATAAAATTGAAAAATATTTTAGGTAAGATTACCATTATTTTAATATTGTTTTCTTTTGTTTTATGGTTTATGTTATTATTTCAAAATATAAAAAGAATTGATTATTTAATACTATTTTTAATATTAACAGAATTGCTATTATTTATAATAACAATGTATCTTAAAATCTATTTTGAATTTAATGATTTTGAAAATAATAAATTTATAAATCTTCTCAAAATAGAAGAAAATATTAAAGGGAAATTTGCAGAATATCTACATGATGATATTTTACAAAATATAATTGCATTAAAAAATATTATTCAAATATCCCAAATTGAAAGTGAAAATAAAAACCTTATAGTACATGAATTAAACAATTTAGTAAGTAGTATTAGAAATGAAGTAGATACTCAAAAGCCAATTATTTATTCTTATGAAAATTTGAAAGAAATTTATCATGGAATGATAAAAAGTTTATCTCAAAAATATAAGACAAATAAAAAAATAAATTTTTATTGCACAGACTATTTAAATATATATTCGCCTTATTCATCTATTGTTTATAGAATAATGAAAGAACTTGTAAATAATGCGATAAAGTATTCTAGCAGTAGTTTTATTGATGTTTATTTAGATGTAAAATTTGATAATATATATATTAAAACTAATAATATCACAGAAAGTACTAAAATAAAGATTGGTAATGGTCTTAGTAATATAGGAAATAAAGTTGAATTTTTAAAAGGGAAGATTGATATATTTATAGAAAATGGTACATATAATTTAGAAATTGTAATACCTATGGAAAGGAGAATTTGTTTTGAAAATATTATTAATTGA